The Aedes albopictus strain Foshan chromosome 2, AalbF5, whole genome shotgun sequence region aatcactaaaaagtgactcgctaccaggcctgtgtATTGCATTTTGATTCGTTCTTTCTTGTTTGCTTTGATGAGTAATGGATTTGCTCTTGGATTGGTTTCCTTTTTTGCTGTTTTTCTTTTTCTAAAACATCGAATCGTTCGGTGTGTATACAGTTTTGTTCTTTAAGGGTATGTGGGGGAAAGATTAGTTTtatactgctgttgctgctggtttTGGCTATAAGGTAGGTAGGTTTTTACTTTATATGCGTTGCTGCGCTGTTGCTTTGTTGCTATTGCATGCACTAATGCACTATTGAATGATGCTGCTCTACAAAGATGACGTGTGGTGCTCATGTGAGTTTTTTctgttactttagcaatgacaTCAGGGCTGAAtgtttgattttattttattctGCTTTTTGCGCTCGTTCGATTAATTAGCGCCTGCTGCAAGATTACCTTTGCGTCGGTTTATTTTCATTCGTTTCATATAAAACATATGTATATAAACGCTTACTTACTAACCTCTTCTTACCGTTTATAGTATAAGCTtaattttttgtgtttttctcaTTCAATTTTCTGCTCAATCTTGTTTGTTTGTATACTAATATATACTTACGAGTCCTTACGGTTATTTTAACTTGTTTTCCCATCTTGCATCGTCTTGTTCTATATCCTATCTTATGTGTAGAAACTTAACTTTACATGAACTTTGCTCCTGCTAAACTCATTTCGTCAATTAGTTTTTTTCTTCTGGTTTTAGTTGCTTGCAATCACTTGCTTTATTCCCATATTTATACTTCTGACTATatgtatataaatatatatagttTCATATGTATAAATGTATATGTTGTGTGTTCTCTATGTATTATGCTTAATTATGTCGTCTATTTGATAGCCTATATGTATGCATTTGTTTTTGCTTCTCTGCTTATTAGTACATGTTATTGTTATTCCCTACTCAATGAGataattgtatttttttattctctTTTACCCTAGTTTCTTAATCTCCTGCTTAGGTTTTCTCTTGTCTTCCCTTGAGGCGCACACTAGAAGAACGCATCTCGAAATTGAATTCGATCAGCTCCCAACAGAAATGATTCGCGAATCAAACTTCAGTACGAGGAAGAAGGGCTTAATTTACATATTGATTAAACAACAAAATTgactaaaaataaaaataagataaACAAAACTTGCAAAAAGAAAAGAAATTCGAAAACAGATATCAATAGCAAGAAGATGCAGAAGACACCAACAATGAAACAGAACACTTAAGGCAActaaaagaatttactaaaaaatatgAGAATATAAGAAGAGTCTTAAGCATCTTCTACAACACTACGAGAGCAACCATACAACTAGTAATAAAGAACAGAAAAAAAAGAGAAACCCGCTGATATCAAGGTTCAATCCTACTAACGACGAGACGAGAGCATACTCTAAGAACTAGGGCAAACTGCTCCTTTGCGCGGAAGAAGTATTTGCAGACTACACATACCTTGTAGAAGACAGTAACGGCACTATTACTGGGACTCGAAATCCGATTCAAGTACGTGGGAATTAATGACAATCAGTTTCGGCGTTCCATTAGATGACAAGAGCTATCTTTTATTTCTGACAATGAATCCACAAAATGAGTTtacaaaaagaaaaataattcCAATTCAAATGGTACACATATCTGCCGTAATTCTATCGCGCTCCTGGCAAATGGCGCAGCAGCTTTTTTTTCTCAGTAATAAGAGTTAACAGTCTAAATGTGGCATCGGAAAGCATTTTCCTGTTGTTGGGGTTTTACAAGTTGCTTCTTTCTTCACCTCTTTCCCTATCTCTTAAAAATCGTATCAGCAGCAAAAGACAAGTAGTAATTAGAAGTTTAGTGCAAATAAATGAAGAGCTCAGTTTTAACGTGTTAGATCGATCAATTTAAATACATATATGGATACGTTTCTGTTTGTGTcggtttgttgttgttgctgtagtTATGTTGGGTGGATGAACGCATCTCACGGTTTTTTGTTGTTGTGTAATCCTTTGCTTCATAAGTTAACTAGCAGATTAAGAGAGGTCTACAAAGAAAAATAGATTTTGGACTTATTCAAATCTCAAATAATTGATAATAGTAATGATACTCACAACTAGGTGCCGCTTCATAGCGTCTCTGTATTTGGTCGTATGTGAACTTGACAAATGCATCGTACTGTTCGGCTAGTTTGTTGGTCAGAACGGCATCGTACTGCTCCCGCAAGGCATCTTCCCGTTCTTTCAGCATACGCTCGCAAATCATTTGCACCTAGAAAAGATAGGTAAATGAGTACAAATTTCCAACCATCTCTGAGTAATTTTCTTTACAACTCGTACCATGGTATGAAATACCATAGGTCTCTCGCAGATGGGTCGAGCAAATGTCTCGGATGTACAACAATATTCCTTCCAAAGATAATTGTGGAAATGCAGAGATATACCCTGTCTATAATAGCAACTGAAACTCAACAAATCTTTTTCTTAATGACCGTGAGGACGGATACGTGTCATTATTGACcttaaaatttaataatcttctaTTTATAAAACGTGCATTAAACCTTTTTTACCCATGGTAGGCGACCATCAAAATTCGATAGGCGCCGTTTACAAAATACGTAACGCTCTAGAGGGGGAGGGAGTACGACCGAGCGTTCAGGCCCATACCAAATTCTTAGGATTTGCATACAAACAAAAGCATTACGGAGGAGGGGTACAAAAATGGCAGTTTTAGCATTACATAttgaggagaaacttcagagaatacaaacatggctgccacaatggccgacctggtcccctactcgcgttttcaagagcaccgatcttgaaaattcgtaaacaaatgctcttgatttggaaaagctgcccctttttgcaagtgagcaaagccaggaaaatcaaGTGCAGCTTGGTTCAacacttcgttcgtcagatttgtgcctccaaagtttgtatggaaaattgcaatgggattttttGATGCTTCACCTTAAATATATGCTGCCATTTACTTTACCATTTTTTTGCGGAGTCGCAAACATAAACATAAGCAATCGTCCAAAGAGGGTCTGTGTCATcttctatacagggtgttaggttcatgagtgcaaactttttaaagggtgatagaggaccatgaatggtgaaaaaaattgttctacgcatatggtcaaatctcaaccgttacgtagttattgaactccccatgttttttactcttattgccttaactggctataactttgaaatggtcaaacttatcgcagtttttttactcttattcgaaagattgttgaattttctatcaaatggcatctttgaatcgatgggtttagttaaataactaagttttctagaccaaaatagctaaaaatagtgtgtttttatttgtttatgtcaattatctttgaaacatgcgtaataaattaaaattcttactttggcaaagttgtggcccctgttccactgtacaattcgttctttgacgccaaacttctaactcttttcgttttcttgcaattttgatttaaatgtgcggcacagtgcgcaaaaaagtacttaccatgacgattgcaaatttatgatctgaaatgcaacgtttaaatcgaaattgcaagaaaacgataagagatagaagtttgatatcaaagaacgaattgtagagtggaacaggagccacatttttgccaaagaaagaattttaaattattacgcatttttcaaagataattgacaaaaacaatttaaaacacaCAAGTTTGAGGCTATTTGCCTAAGAAAACTtagctatttaactaaaccaatcggttcaaaaatgccatttgatagaaaattcaataatctttcgaataagggtaaaaaagtgcgataagtttgaccattctaAAGTTATAGCCAGATAAGGCAACAAGAGTCAAAaatatggggagttcaataactacgcaacggttgagatttgaccatatgcgtggaacaatttttttcaccatttatgatcctctatcacccttcaaaaagtttgcactcaggaacctaacaccctgtatatataaaaatgagtttgaaatccctttgaggcaacaaaactcacaaacggctgaaccagggggccagcaaaaggcaaaatcaccgtagctcacaacaaaagcacgttcaaaattgtttgtgctgaaaattgatgcattacacaatttcttactgatttatttgctatcttcgcgttgtcgtgtaatttcgaacgattgcacgccaaaatttgggtaaccttttgctagttttacacgttttacttaagtaatgacttatggtaatgactaattcgcaaaaatcgtacacatcccagatctgtcagagtgcccaaaagtgtcaatttcccaaacatgtcaaattcatgtggactacggcacatctattcgtggttgacgtccgcgctgccccgctgggctgaaccgattaggatggctcttgcagGGTTggcttcgtattcatggtggctgtgtttataagtagtaaaagttgtaaaaatcatctaaaacagtcagaaaattgataaaaacctgatttttttatgaatggggtacgttcgatgtagtactagatttgtagtaatgagctgaattttagtatggtgagaaggtcagttctctgtttctgcaatgaaatgatacaaaaagcgtgggtattatgattccttgcctaatttgatgctgtttgagcaaaactttggataactatgttgtttatgttgcaagaaatgggaaaaacaacaacactgttgcccaaagttttgctcaaacagcatcaaattaggcaaggaatcataatacccacgctttttgtaccatttctctgcagaaacggagaattgaccttctcaccatactaaaattcagctcattactacaaatctagtacttcaccgatctgccctattgggaagaaaatcaacacgatcccAATAAAACCAATCATAGAGTGCTGTGCTGCaatgaacccaacagttgtcaaaccactacagcatggcaagacaaagtttgccgggacagctagttaggtATAAAGGTATTTGGAATAAAGTTATTTGGCATAATTGACATAAAAAATAAGGGTGCATTATGCCAAATGTTTATTATACTAAATGACCGTTATGCTAACTGACCTTATGTCAAACGACCTTGTCCCGCTTCCGTCCAAAGCTATGGGAAAATTAGGTAAAACACGTTTCGTTGTACAATATCGCAAGTTCAAAAGCGGTGGATAAGGATTAGATTAATTATCTTCACGGGTCATGTTTAGATAGAATGACTATGAGTTGGACTGGAATGTAGTTTTTACCCTATACCTATTCGAAACAAATACTGTAATAACAGTTGGTTTATGATAAACCGCAACCCAACCCACACTTACCTGTTTGAATGTGAACAGGGCTTTTTCCGGATGTTTGACCATGCTTGGAGGGCTGTCTGGTCTGCGGGGACTGTCCGGGCCCATCTCGGACCCACTCGATTCCGAGTCCTGCATTCGCTCCATGTTGCCGGTGTTGAATGTGAGCTGCTTTCGGCGGTGTAGTCTTTTGATCTCCTCTGTGATGTTCTGTgccattttttctgaaaaaaaaaatagcaaaatggGGAAAACTTTAGTCGTGAGCATTCGAAAAACAATATGCAGGATAAAGTGGgtcaaacattttcatttcaatttcattttcattttgcagcatttggtggggcaatgagagcgcaagtcaatccaaagccgatgataaggaggggtaatggctgaatagtctttgctgaccacataaacgccatgagATAGGAAacgggtattttggtgtgggattagggtgttggtacagacttgacaatatcaatgctattcagggggcatccatttagtacgtcacgctcaaaatgggaattttcaaccccccccccctccccccttcgtacgggtttttcctatacttaatttattgcttgtcacacttttcaaaacccccctccccctctaagcgtgacgtactttatggatgccccctcagATGCTAAATAATTTTAGGGCTCAATAGTGGACCGCATACCTTCCAacaccaaaaaacaataatccaccaaatgccaagcaagtcatagaaagaaaaagtgcCCGATTATCTATTTTGTCaattacagtattgttccgattttatcacgccccttttgaaaaatgtttttaaatattctacaaaatctacacgcattttaaatattttaaacgTTGCAAATCGTGTCTTCAACATTCACCTTAAAGATGAGGGGAAACACATGCTCTCAAATGtagcagcaaatgaatgaaaaattaaGGACTGATGCGcggaggccgtgataaaatcggaacattactgtataacaaacggaaacttctaccctctccgactcgccagtcacccggaaaaaatgtcctttcagttctggaaaatatattatccccaattaaggacagacttgttagaatcccaacatggccgccacaatggccgactttggcacctactcacgatttcgagggcacaaatctcgtcgtaaacaaaaccaacgcatctgatctttttattttaagcttattacgagtgagcaagaacagaataatgaaatgcactgttgtgtgaaacttgcttcttgagatttgtgcgtttgaagttctgatgcactgttgaagcgggatttcaagacgtttgtccttaagcctgtaatcgaattgtccgcgtggtcttgtagtacccctactaggtaagaaTCAATCATTGCCATGCATAGTAAATGCTAGActtagacatgaccccatggatagcatttgcataagtaaaagctttgctgatgtgactttcctattaggcaattctctcatctcatgttctgccgtgaatcgcaagtcagtcccatctgcattttgggcaaaattgagttaatacCCGTTTTCGTCCTTTCTTCCGATGATCTTTCAGCCacgtaaataaaaatatataatttgttcagtaaaatcgaaaaacaacatcaagtcagattgtcccataatgaaaagtaatcgcaagtcagtcccatcacgAACTTTTGTACCTTCCAATACAAAATTGAccaatgtttttgttatttttcaattttctacAGTTACTTATTTACGTTTGAAATAATTGGAGAAGGTTTcacgatgatcgcagaagttttcaagtcacggcaattttttgaagtttttcatattaatcgaatttgaaaacttcagggtccattttctcaatgcctactttttacatatgggactgacttgcgattcacggcagtgtttgtcttcaaaaccttgtcaagcttagaaaattgaagttaataaacaatacattacaagattcgaattcccatagaatgagatcattcattcgcactacaacaccataggagacaATATCACATTAGctaattacagtacaaatgcgaaaatctCCTTTTtcccccctatccgcaacccggggacgcgccctgttggatttcgaaagcctcagAGAAtgttacaaaccttcaatggccttcccatacactaacccacattgcccattcaggggtctgactgggcctattaccctccctcagtttgtaatattctcaccaacttggaattatattttccagccacataaatgacttcgacaaatgttcgatatactatgcagcatcatgatcagtataactatatcagatgacttgaagatctggtttttacagaattgtttgccattgaataTACATTCAGCttttccaatcattactgcaaagcacatcggttacatgcctgaaatcaaagctggaAGACATAATCCAAGTCCAGGGAGTGGGTCAAAAATTTTGAGTCAAAATATCATTTAGGTATTCTAAATTTAGTGGGCCCATCGCCTAATCTTTATGTCATATAGCTCTACCTTAATTTCAGCTCATTTTATAACATTCACATTCATTTAATGCTGTTTGCATTTgaaatttttatgatttttgtaatatactatttgcatttttttattcataagGGCTCTATATTTGCCTTGAACATGTgaaacattagggggattcacttaacagcgtaaactgtttAAACTGATTGaacgttgcgatcaccaaggcaatctttgattatttcattcgcaaaatcatgaaacatttcaaatagcaaaaaataagcagaaaatcatggctaacGCAGCAAGTTAatttgtttagtgagtacccccatTATTCTTTTTTCCTCTGTTCGGGAAATAACCACTTCTTTGCAAtcattgatctattgtggtacagtcatacctcgatataacgtaactgcaattttattttcgttacgttatatcgaagttacgttatatcgaagcaattttttttttcacgaatttcgttttaaatacatattttgaaacgaaaattaccaaaaaaaattatGTTAATCACCCTACAGTGATTTCCAGCCTTTcctatatatttatttttttttcatcgtaGAATTTTATATACTTTTTAAAAGTCTGATCTTACAACATACATAAGTCGAATACTTAGCATGTCTCTTTATATTTAACTATTTAAGCCAATGTCACATACATCAAGATTCTTTTCCTTTTTTGCATCTAGAACTggtcaaacgtcaagcgttatcTATTGGTGTTATTATAAGTAAGAAATGTATGTGACGCAGGAAAAATTATAATCCgatgatgcctccagaaattcctttcgggattcctctggaaataatTCGGGAATTCAACCAGAAGTTCCTGTTTGAGTGCCTCATGAAACACCTCATGTGTTTCTaaggatatttatccaaggatccttcaaccttctatgattcctccataaattcttactgagTTTTATATCTGCTATGATATCTTTAGGAACGCCTGCTTTAATTGCTCCAGATTTTGAtttgattcctccacgaattttccctgtggtttctcaaggaatttctgtaggattctccaaagaaatttgcttttcaagatttattctgtccaagatttttccaaggtttaattctgtcgttcctcttgaaattcctactagtatttctccagtcactcctgcaaggattctccaaaaagttcccatatttcaactattcctgttcgaagagtccc contains the following coding sequences:
- the LOC109412534 gene encoding akirin codes for the protein MACATLKRSLDWESLNQRPTKRRRCHPFGSPSSNAPNSPSSSAIAAAAAASSSNSAMRVMEPKPSPFAEAVCPKLTPEKMAQNITEEIKRLHRRKQLTFNTGNMERMQDSESSGSEMGPDSPRRPDSPPSMVKHPEKALFTFKQVQMICERMLKEREDALREQYDAVLTNKLAEQYDAFVKFTYDQIQRRYEAAPSYLS